From Anomalospiza imberbis isolate Cuckoo-Finch-1a 21T00152 chromosome 6, ASM3175350v1, whole genome shotgun sequence, one genomic window encodes:
- the CEND1 gene encoding cell cycle exit and neuronal differentiation protein 1, whose translation MDSKGNVRSGNKPDAKAASSGKPEKPNPGPATNADKKEAPKEQPAPATATKKAGGDAAIANNHSNLKPSPATTETQEASGQSPDSDHKGNSSEESPGSFFDNMKPLIIVGGVAVAALAVIVGVAFLARKK comes from the coding sequence ATGGATTCCAAAGGCAACGTCCGAAGCGGAAACAAACCCGACGCCAAGGCCGCCAGCTCTGGGAAGCCAGAAAAACCCAaccctgggcctgccacgaaTGCAGACAAGAAGGAGGCCCccaaagagcagcctgctccTGCCACGGCCACCAAGAAGGCAGGCGGTGATGCCGCCATCGCCAACAACCACAGCAACCTGAAACCCAGCCCCGCCACCACGGAGACGCAGGAGGCCAGCGGCCAGTCCCCTGACTCTGACCACAAGGGAAACAGCTCCGAGGAGTCACCGGGCAGCTTCTTCGACAACATGAAGCCCTTGATCATCGTCGGAGGAGTGGCGGTGGCTGCGCTGGCTGTGATTGTGGGAGTGGCATTCCTAGCCCGGAAAAAATGA